In Alteromonas naphthalenivorans, one DNA window encodes the following:
- a CDS encoding DUF2919 family protein produces the protein MLKLPLKYYDESGRILPPKWLYVILALFSLDWIAFIFSLASRSQTEALLKLFYPQSESLGLALLSSVPIVLGLVLISQRERLWKKGITGWSRALLPLILVGVIASLSVQFYHIVSVHWGFEMITAIKVVVSIISLYCISRSRHLRWMIQDWKKPHCE, from the coding sequence ATGCTTAAACTGCCATTAAAATATTACGATGAATCTGGCCGAATTTTACCGCCAAAATGGCTGTACGTCATACTGGCGCTATTTAGTTTGGACTGGATTGCGTTTATTTTTTCGCTGGCCTCGCGCTCGCAAACTGAAGCGTTACTTAAGCTGTTTTATCCTCAAAGTGAGAGTTTAGGCTTGGCATTACTAAGCAGTGTACCGATAGTGTTAGGGCTTGTGCTTATATCGCAACGTGAAAGGCTATGGAAAAAGGGGATCACAGGGTGGTCTCGCGCATTGTTGCCACTTATTTTAGTGGGCGTGATAGCGTCGTTGAGTGTACAGTTTTATCATATTGTGTCAGTACATTGGGGGTTTGAAATGATAACTGCCATCAAGGTGGTGGTGTCTATTATCAGCTTATATTGTATTAGTCGAAGTCGGCATTTGCGCTGGATGATACAAGATTGGAAAAAGCCTCATTGCGAGTAA
- the tcdA gene encoding tRNA cyclic N6-threonylcarbamoyladenosine(37) synthase TcdA: MSILEDQRFGGIVRLYGVEAAEKLAMSHVCVVGIGGVGSWSAEALARSGIGKITLIDLDDVCVTNTNRQIHAMADTIGDAKVDAIAERIKRINPNCEVVCIEDFVTPENTAELLTQAMDAVIDATDSIRAKAAMVAHCKRAKIPIVTVGGAGGQIDPTQVTRGDLSKTTQDPLAAKLRSELRRNYNFSKNPKRRFGVECIYSTEQLRYPQPDGSVCYNKSAMEGGTRLDCAGGFGAVVTVTATFGMFASASVINRLTGHK, encoded by the coding sequence GTGAGTATATTGGAAGATCAACGATTTGGCGGTATCGTGCGCCTATATGGCGTAGAAGCCGCAGAAAAACTTGCAATGAGCCATGTGTGCGTTGTGGGTATTGGTGGGGTTGGAAGTTGGAGTGCAGAAGCGCTTGCGCGCTCTGGTATCGGTAAAATTACCCTGATTGATTTAGATGATGTATGCGTAACCAACACCAATCGACAAATTCATGCGATGGCAGATACCATAGGCGACGCGAAGGTTGACGCTATTGCCGAGCGTATTAAACGCATAAACCCAAATTGCGAAGTGGTATGCATTGAAGACTTCGTCACACCAGAAAACACAGCGGAACTGTTAACCCAAGCTATGGATGCTGTTATTGACGCAACTGACAGCATAAGAGCAAAAGCTGCCATGGTAGCCCATTGCAAACGCGCAAAAATACCTATCGTGACTGTTGGTGGTGCGGGTGGACAAATTGACCCTACCCAAGTGACCCGAGGTGATCTATCAAAAACCACCCAAGATCCTCTTGCGGCCAAATTGCGCAGTGAATTGCGACGCAATTACAATTTCAGTAAAAACCCTAAACGCCGCTTCGGGGTTGAATGCATCTATTCAACCGAGCAGTTGCGTTATCCCCAGCCTGATGGCAGCGTATGTTATAACAAATCGGCAATGGAAGGTGGAACGCGGCTAGATTGTGCAGGCGGTTTTGGCGCGGTCGTAACGGTAACTGCTACCTTTGGTATGTTCGCATCAGCCAGTGTAATCAATCGCTTAACCGGTCATAAATAG
- a CDS encoding glutathione S-transferase family protein — protein sequence MGLLVDGIWQDKWYDTSENGGKFERQASKFRGTIGGEAGAEHPPESGRYHLYVAYACPWAHRALILRQLKGLTEHIDVSVVNPDMLGDGWSFSDYPGSTGDKLYHYDYLHQLYTKAKHDVTTRVTVPVLWDKQTQSIVNNESADIIRIFNSDFNALTGDKQDFYPAALREEIDDINNTVYHAINNGVYKAGFATTQSAYEEAVEVLFEALDSLETRLSTQRYLVGHQITEADWRLFTTLIRFDAVYHGHFKCNIRQIADYPNVYGYMKELYQYPGVASTVKFDHIKRHYYYSHTMINPTQVVPVGPKQDLMTPHNREKIKYV from the coding sequence ATGGGATTGCTTGTAGACGGAATATGGCAAGATAAATGGTATGACACGAGTGAGAATGGCGGTAAATTTGAACGTCAAGCGTCGAAGTTTAGAGGTACGATAGGCGGTGAAGCAGGAGCCGAACACCCACCAGAGTCTGGTCGATACCATCTTTATGTTGCTTATGCCTGTCCGTGGGCTCATCGTGCGTTAATTTTAAGGCAACTGAAAGGGCTTACTGAACACATTGATGTTTCTGTGGTGAACCCCGATATGCTTGGGGATGGTTGGAGTTTTTCTGACTACCCAGGAAGTACCGGCGATAAGCTATATCACTATGATTATCTGCATCAGCTATACACCAAAGCAAAACATGATGTTACCACGCGGGTAACGGTTCCGGTGCTGTGGGATAAACAAACCCAGTCTATAGTAAATAATGAATCTGCAGATATCATTCGTATTTTCAACAGTGACTTCAATGCGCTTACGGGAGATAAACAAGATTTTTACCCCGCTGCGCTGCGCGAAGAAATAGACGATATTAATAATACGGTGTATCACGCTATCAATAACGGCGTTTATAAGGCTGGCTTTGCTACCACGCAAAGTGCCTACGAAGAAGCCGTTGAGGTCTTGTTTGAAGCGTTAGATTCGTTAGAAACACGATTGTCGACACAACGTTATTTGGTGGGCCATCAAATTACCGAAGCGGATTGGCGCTTGTTCACCACCTTGATTCGCTTTGATGCGGTGTACCATGGTCACTTCAAGTGCAATATTCGCCAAATTGCAGACTACCCAAACGTGTACGGATATATGAAAGAGTTGTATCAATATCCAGGTGTGGCAAGCACAGTAAAATTTGACCATATCAAACGTCACTATTATTACAGCCACACCATGATAAACCCTACCCAAGTTGTTCCCGTTGGCCCAAAACAAGATTTAATGACCCCCCACAACAGAGAAAAAATAAAGTACGTTTAA
- a CDS encoding phosphomannomutase/phosphoglucomutase — protein sequence MTKPITCFKAYDIRGELNSQLDEATAYRIGYAFAEELKAKTVVVGSDVRLTSTPLKLALSAGLIDAGANVTDIGMAGTEEIYFATKHLGVDGGIEVTASHNPINYNGMKLVKADSVPISGDTGLNAIKERAEQLTDEAVSQRLAYYTQGETIDADAFYNGHAHIKVSHLTDTGSYVEDSCMSAYVDHMLSYVNLDSFTPLKIVVNAGNGAAGPALDAIEAELASRQVPISFIKVHHEADGTFPHGIPNPLLPENRADTADAVIKHNADFGVAWDGDFDRCFLFDASGNFIEGYYIVGLLAAAFIEKNQDSKIIYDPRVFWNTEDIVANAGGTPIKSKTGHAFIKERMRKEDAVYGGEMSAHHYFRDFAYCDSGMIPWLLIAELVCVKKQSLASMVKARIEAFPSSGEINSKLKDADAALERATSKYKPLATVIDTTDGLGLEFDTWRFNLRKSNTEPVIRLNVESRGDIALMEEKTAELLSVIRDE from the coding sequence ATGACTAAACCAATTACGTGCTTTAAAGCATATGACATACGCGGTGAGCTTAACAGCCAACTTGATGAAGCAACGGCTTATCGCATTGGTTACGCCTTTGCTGAAGAGTTGAAAGCGAAAACAGTAGTGGTGGGCAGCGATGTTCGTTTAACCTCTACCCCCTTAAAACTTGCCTTGAGCGCAGGGCTAATTGATGCTGGCGCGAACGTTACTGATATTGGTATGGCAGGCACGGAAGAAATATATTTTGCGACTAAACACTTAGGTGTTGATGGCGGAATAGAAGTAACAGCTAGCCATAATCCCATTAACTACAATGGCATGAAGTTGGTAAAAGCTGATTCTGTGCCCATTAGTGGCGATACGGGCTTAAACGCTATTAAAGAGCGCGCTGAGCAGTTGACCGACGAAGCGGTATCACAGCGTCTTGCTTACTACACGCAAGGTGAGACTATTGATGCTGATGCCTTTTATAACGGTCATGCACACATTAAGGTTTCACATTTAACTGATACAGGAAGCTATGTAGAAGATAGCTGTATGTCAGCCTATGTAGACCACATGTTGTCTTATGTGAATCTTGATTCGTTCACACCACTTAAAATAGTGGTTAATGCGGGCAACGGTGCAGCAGGTCCAGCGCTTGATGCTATTGAAGCTGAGTTAGCGAGCAGACAAGTTCCAATTAGCTTTATTAAAGTGCATCACGAAGCAGATGGCACTTTCCCTCATGGTATTCCAAATCCGCTATTACCTGAAAACAGAGCAGACACTGCCGATGCTGTTATTAAACATAACGCGGACTTTGGTGTGGCGTGGGATGGCGACTTCGATCGTTGCTTCTTATTCGATGCTAGCGGCAACTTCATTGAAGGCTATTACATTGTTGGCTTGCTTGCAGCAGCGTTCATTGAGAAGAACCAAGACAGTAAAATTATTTATGACCCCCGGGTATTTTGGAATACCGAAGACATTGTGGCGAATGCTGGCGGTACACCAATTAAGTCGAAAACAGGTCATGCGTTTATTAAAGAGCGTATGCGCAAGGAAGACGCGGTGTATGGCGGTGAGATGAGTGCGCACCATTATTTTAGAGATTTCGCTTACTGCGATTCAGGTATGATCCCTTGGTTGCTAATTGCCGAACTTGTGTGTGTTAAAAAGCAATCGTTGGCGAGCATGGTTAAAGCGCGCATTGAAGCATTTCCATCGTCGGGTGAGATTAACAGCAAGCTTAAAGATGCAGATGCTGCACTAGAGCGCGCAACATCTAAATATAAGCCCCTTGCAACGGTGATCGATACTACAGACGGCCTAGGGTTGGAATTCGACACATGGCGCTTTAATTTGCGTAAGTCGAACACCGAACCGGTTATTCGCTTAAACGTAGAGAGCCGAGGCGATATAGCCTTGATGGAAGAAAAAACGGCTGAGTTGCTTTCGGTTATACGTGACGAGTAA
- a CDS encoding DUF3429 domain-containing protein encodes MPYSVVLLGVAGLIPFLAMPIAYSFNLLSLTQSAIYFMQYSAVLLSFFGGIHWWDSISNQRYGKQMYIAMFPSIVGWLCLVFSHDPKTLGVLSLSYVAILVYDKFTLSLPKGQIVSYISLRIALTSVVVISHAWMIYLIT; translated from the coding sequence ATGCCCTACTCTGTTGTGTTGCTTGGCGTTGCTGGGCTCATCCCTTTTTTAGCTATGCCAATAGCTTATTCTTTTAACCTTTTATCACTAACCCAAAGCGCTATTTACTTTATGCAGTACTCAGCGGTTTTATTGTCTTTTTTTGGTGGCATACATTGGTGGGACTCAATCAGTAATCAGCGTTATGGCAAACAAATGTATATCGCCATGTTTCCCAGCATTGTCGGTTGGCTTTGTTTGGTATTTAGCCACGACCCGAAAACCTTAGGGGTGCTTTCGCTTAGTTACGTTGCCATCTTAGTGTATGACAAATTCACGCTTAGCCTACCAAAAGGCCAAATTGTAAGTTATATCAGTTTACGTATAGCACTTACCTCGGTCGTGGTAATTAGCCATGCTTGGATGATTTATCTCATTACCTAA
- a CDS encoding citrate synthase → MADQKAILKAGGKEIELPILSGTEGQDVIDVRTLGQHGYFTYDPGFMATGSCESAITYIDGAAGVLLHRGFPIEELARDADYLEVCHMLLHGDAPSKEEYEEFKSTITRHTMVHEQINMFFHGFRNDAHPMAMLCGTVGGMSSFYHSDLDVSNDEERKRSAHRLIAKMPTLVAMCYKYNIGQPFVYPRNDLSYAANFLNMMFSVPAEEFEISPAVERAMDRIFTLHADHEQNASTSTVRLAGSSGANPYACIAAGVASLWGPAHGGANEACLNMLEEIGTVDRIPEFIARAKDKADPFRLMGFGHRVYKNHDPRATVMRESCHEVLSELNVKDPLLEVAMELEKIALSDPYFAEKKLFPNVDFYSGIVLKAIGIPTNMFTCIFALSRTVGWISHWHEMMSDPKQKIGRPRQLYTGHNQRKYTPLK, encoded by the coding sequence ATGGCAGATCAGAAAGCCATTCTTAAAGCCGGCGGTAAGGAAATCGAGCTTCCTATCTTGTCTGGCACCGAAGGACAAGACGTAATCGACGTTCGTACCCTTGGTCAACACGGTTACTTCACCTACGACCCTGGTTTTATGGCGACAGGATCTTGCGAGTCAGCTATTACTTACATTGACGGTGCTGCTGGTGTATTACTACACCGTGGTTTCCCGATTGAAGAATTAGCGCGCGATGCAGACTACCTTGAAGTTTGTCATATGCTTCTACACGGTGATGCACCGTCTAAAGAAGAATATGAAGAATTCAAATCAACGATTACACGCCACACCATGGTACATGAGCAAATTAACATGTTCTTCCATGGCTTCCGCAACGATGCCCACCCTATGGCAATGTTATGCGGTACGGTTGGTGGTATGTCATCTTTCTATCACAGCGACTTAGACGTTTCTAACGATGAAGAGCGTAAACGTAGTGCACATCGCTTAATTGCGAAAATGCCTACTTTGGTAGCCATGTGTTACAAGTACAACATTGGTCAACCATTCGTTTATCCACGTAACGATTTGAGCTATGCAGCTAACTTCCTGAACATGATGTTCTCAGTTCCTGCTGAAGAATTTGAGATTAGCCCTGCGGTTGAACGTGCAATGGATCGTATCTTTACGCTTCATGCTGATCACGAGCAAAACGCATCTACTTCTACCGTTCGACTAGCTGGTTCATCTGGTGCTAACCCTTACGCATGTATTGCGGCTGGTGTTGCTTCACTTTGGGGCCCTGCCCATGGTGGTGCGAACGAAGCATGTCTGAATATGCTTGAGGAAATTGGTACGGTTGACCGCATTCCTGAGTTTATTGCACGCGCTAAAGATAAGGCTGACCCGTTCCGTCTTATGGGCTTTGGTCACCGTGTATATAAAAATCACGACCCACGTGCAACAGTAATGCGTGAAAGCTGTCACGAAGTATTAAGTGAACTTAATGTTAAAGATCCACTACTTGAAGTAGCAATGGAGCTTGAAAAAATTGCATTAAGCGACCCGTACTTCGCAGAGAAGAAATTGTTCCCTAACGTAGATTTCTACTCAGGTATCGTACTTAAAGCTATTGGTATTCCAACCAATATGTTTACGTGTATCTTCGCATTGTCTCGTACAGTGGGTTGGATTTCACACTGGCATGAAATGATGAGCGATCCAAAACAAAAAATTGGTCGTCCTCGTCAGCTTTACACTGGTCACAACCAACGTAAGTACACGCCATTGAAATAA
- the sdhC gene encoding succinate dehydrogenase, cytochrome b556 subunit — MKKQRPVNLELNTIKFPPAAISSILHRVTGVAMFFALLFVIWAWAVSVSSPEGFANVQAMMDGIIGKVIAIGTLSALTYHILGGLRHVVMDLGHWEELESGNLSAKIAIALWIVLTVVLGVALC; from the coding sequence GTGAAAAAGCAAAGACCAGTAAATTTAGAACTCAATACTATTAAATTTCCGCCTGCCGCTATTTCGTCAATTCTCCACCGTGTTACCGGTGTCGCAATGTTCTTCGCATTACTCTTTGTTATTTGGGCATGGGCAGTATCTGTTTCCTCGCCTGAAGGGTTTGCGAACGTACAAGCGATGATGGACGGTATCATTGGAAAAGTGATCGCAATAGGCACTTTATCAGCGCTGACTTACCACATTTTAGGCGGCCTAAGACATGTAGTTATGGATTTAGGTCACTGGGAAGAGTTGGAGTCAGGAAACCTCAGCGCCAAAATAGCTATCGCTCTTTGGATTGTGCTGACAGTAGTATTGGGAGTAGCACTATGCTAG
- the sdhD gene encoding succinate dehydrogenase, hydrophobic membrane anchor protein: MLGNQASLKRNGIQDYVSLRTTAAIIFAYTVFMAWFFISTDNITFIAWRGLFSGLAMKVFTLAALIAIMIHVRIGLWQVLTDYVKASGLRAIIQYVLNIIAFGYVAVGLFVLWGV; this comes from the coding sequence ATGCTAGGCAACCAAGCAAGCTTAAAGCGTAATGGTATTCAAGATTACGTTTCACTACGTACTACCGCTGCAATTATTTTTGCTTATACGGTATTCATGGCGTGGTTTTTTATATCCACTGATAATATTACTTTCATTGCGTGGCGCGGATTATTTTCTGGGCTAGCGATGAAGGTGTTCACATTGGCAGCACTTATCGCCATCATGATCCACGTTCGTATTGGCCTTTGGCAAGTACTTACCGATTATGTGAAGGCGTCTGGTTTGCGTGCAATCATTCAGTATGTTCTAAACATCATTGCTTTTGGTTACGTCGCTGTTGGTCTGTTTGTATTGTGGGGAGTGTAA
- the sdhA gene encoding succinate dehydrogenase flavoprotein subunit → MSLPVHEFDAVVIGAGGAGMRAALQISESGKSCALLSKVFPTRSHTVSAQGGITVALGNSHEDNWEWHMYDTVKGSDYIGDQDAIEYMCKTGPEAIIEMENMGLPFSRFENGKVYQRPFGGQSRNFGGEQAARTAAAADRTGHALLHLLYQQNVKNKTKVFSEWYALDLVKNQDGDVVGCTAIDIETGEVVYFKSKAVVLATGGAGRIFASTTNAHINTGDGVGMAIRAGVALQDMEMWQFHPTGIAGAGTLVTEGCRGEGGYLLNKDGERFMERYAPNAKDLAGRDVVARSMMTEIREGRGFDGPWGPHCKLKLDHLGKDVLESRLPGILELSRTFAHVDPVKEPIPVIPTCHYMMGGIPTTVDGQCLTVDADGNDKVVNGLFACGEIACVSVHGANRLGGNSLLDLVVFGRATGLHLGKTLSDVSPFREASESDLEVAMSRFNRWENSEKGKGEDPVQIKKDMQECMQLNFSVFREGEAMADGLKQLGEIRERLQNARLDDKSADFNTQRIECLELDNLMETAYSTAVAANFRTESRGAHSRFDFPDRDDENWLCHSVYDPNTEKMLKRDVNMAPKLREAFPPKVRSY, encoded by the coding sequence ATGAGTTTACCCGTTCACGAGTTTGACGCAGTAGTTATTGGCGCTGGCGGCGCTGGTATGCGTGCAGCATTGCAGATTTCAGAATCTGGCAAATCATGTGCACTACTGTCTAAAGTATTTCCTACCCGTTCACATACGGTATCAGCGCAAGGTGGTATTACTGTTGCGCTAGGTAATTCCCATGAAGATAACTGGGAATGGCACATGTACGACACTGTAAAAGGGTCGGACTACATTGGTGACCAAGACGCTATTGAATATATGTGTAAAACCGGCCCAGAAGCCATCATTGAGATGGAGAACATGGGTTTACCTTTCTCACGTTTTGAGAATGGTAAGGTTTACCAACGTCCTTTCGGTGGTCAATCAAGAAATTTTGGTGGCGAGCAAGCAGCTCGTACCGCAGCGGCTGCTGACCGTACCGGTCACGCCTTGCTGCATTTGCTTTATCAGCAAAACGTAAAAAATAAAACAAAGGTCTTTTCTGAGTGGTACGCACTCGACCTAGTTAAAAACCAAGACGGTGACGTTGTTGGTTGTACTGCTATCGATATCGAGACTGGCGAAGTGGTTTACTTCAAGTCTAAAGCAGTCGTATTAGCAACGGGTGGAGCAGGGCGTATCTTCGCTTCTACTACCAATGCACACATTAATACCGGTGACGGTGTTGGTATGGCAATCCGTGCTGGCGTTGCATTACAAGATATGGAAATGTGGCAGTTCCACCCTACGGGTATCGCCGGTGCTGGTACGCTAGTAACGGAAGGTTGTCGTGGTGAAGGTGGTTACCTACTTAATAAAGACGGTGAACGCTTCATGGAACGTTATGCGCCTAACGCGAAAGACCTTGCTGGTCGTGACGTTGTAGCACGTTCAATGATGACTGAAATTCGCGAAGGTCGTGGATTTGATGGCCCTTGGGGACCTCACTGTAAACTTAAACTTGATCACCTTGGTAAAGACGTACTTGAATCGCGTTTACCAGGTATCCTTGAGCTATCTCGTACGTTTGCTCACGTTGATCCAGTGAAAGAACCAATCCCTGTAATACCAACTTGTCACTATATGATGGGTGGTATTCCAACTACCGTTGACGGTCAATGTTTAACTGTTGATGCAGACGGTAACGATAAAGTAGTCAACGGCTTATTCGCTTGTGGTGAAATTGCATGTGTATCTGTACACGGTGCTAACCGCCTTGGCGGTAACTCACTACTTGACCTTGTAGTATTCGGTCGTGCGACTGGTCTACACTTAGGTAAAACCCTTTCTGACGTATCGCCATTCCGCGAAGCATCAGAGTCTGACCTTGAAGTGGCAATGTCTCGCTTCAATCGCTGGGAAAACTCAGAGAAAGGTAAGGGCGAAGATCCGGTTCAAATCAAAAAAGATATGCAAGAATGCATGCAGCTTAACTTCTCAGTATTCCGTGAAGGTGAAGCCATGGCAGACGGCCTTAAGCAACTTGGTGAAATTCGTGAACGTCTTCAGAATGCTCGCCTTGATGATAAGAGTGCCGATTTCAATACTCAGCGTATTGAATGTCTTGAGCTTGATAACCTTATGGAAACCGCGTACAGCACAGCAGTAGCAGCGAACTTCAGAACGGAAAGCCGTGGCGCACACAGCCGCTTCGATTTCCCGGACCGTGACGATGAGAACTGGTTATGCCACAGCGTTTACGATCCGAATACTGAAAAAATGCTTAAACGTGATGTCAATATGGCGCCTAAGCTTCGGGAAGCTTTCCCGCCTAAAGTGCGTTCATATTAA
- a CDS encoding succinate dehydrogenase iron-sulfur subunit: MQLQFSIYRYNPDVDNKPRMQDYTLEVEEGRDMMVLDALIALKEQDPTLSFRRSCREGVCGSDGVNMNGKNGLACITPLSALGKSKVVVRPLPGLPVVRDLVVDMTQFYTQYEKIKPFLINDDKQPPAREHLQSPEERAKLDGLYECILCACCSTSCPSFWWNPDKFIGPAGLLHAYRFLIDSRDTATDERLNDLDDAFSVFRCHGIMNCVSVCPKGLNPTKAIGHIKSMLLQRAV; the protein is encoded by the coding sequence ATGCAATTACAATTTTCGATATATCGTTACAACCCTGATGTTGATAACAAGCCACGCATGCAAGACTACACTCTAGAAGTAGAGGAAGGTCGTGACATGATGGTGTTGGATGCACTAATTGCTCTTAAAGAGCAAGATCCAACGTTATCATTCCGCCGCTCGTGCCGTGAAGGTGTGTGTGGTTCAGACGGTGTGAATATGAATGGTAAGAATGGTCTTGCCTGTATTACGCCATTGTCTGCATTGGGTAAAAGTAAAGTTGTTGTTCGTCCACTTCCAGGTTTGCCCGTAGTACGCGACCTTGTGGTTGATATGACACAGTTTTACACCCAATATGAAAAGATTAAGCCATTCTTAATCAACGATGACAAACAGCCTCCTGCAAGAGAACACCTTCAGTCTCCTGAAGAACGTGCTAAGCTTGATGGACTGTATGAATGTATTCTATGTGCATGTTGTTCTACGTCGTGCCCATCGTTCTGGTGGAACCCGGATAAATTTATCGGGCCTGCTGGTTTGCTTCACGCTTATCGTTTCCTTATCGATAGCCGTGATACTGCAACTGATGAACGTTTGAACGATCTAGATGATGCATTTAGCGTATTCCGCTGTCACGGTATTATGAACTGTGTAAGTGTATGTCCGAAAGGATTAAACCCGACAAAGGCAATTGGACACATTAAGTCTATGCTTTTACAACGGGCTGTTTAG